Proteins from a genomic interval of Arachis hypogaea cultivar Tifrunner chromosome 10, arahy.Tifrunner.gnm2.J5K5, whole genome shotgun sequence:
- the LOC140175471 gene encoding protein MAIN-LIKE 1-like isoform X1, whose protein sequence is MLMCEHYKPPDRYNEIVESQLRETDFYYVSQIGVVQCQSAMVNALVERWRPETHTFHFPVGECAVTLEDVVMILSLPTNGLPVTGPTMSSFEALEAECLHQFGVAPRKTDCRGSFIKLTWFRGLKDRIVLNDDVHIQMYVKDEDEDEDEDADEDDAVDEDPAPSAATSEKSKGYNLRADPPRRSANRYTPSAFNKIAKKCKKLYKDMKWGPRK, encoded by the exons ATGTTAATGTGTGAGCATTATAAGCCGCCGGATCGATACAACGAAATTGTTGAGTCACAGTTACGCGAGACTGACTTTTATTATGTTTCTCAGATTGGAGTGGTCCAATGTCAGTCAGCAATGGTTAATGCTCTGGTTGAGAGATGGCGGCCTGAGACTCACACTTTTCACTTTCCGGTTGGTGAGTGTGCGGTGACGTTGGAGGATGTGGTGATGATTCTCAGTCTGCCGACAAATGGACTTCCAGTTACAGGACCGACAATGAGTAGTTTTGAGGCATTGGAAGCCGAGTGCTTGCACCAATTTGGAGTTGCACCGAGGAAGACAGACTGTAGAGGGAGCTTTATAAAATTAACGTGGTTTAGGGGTTTGAAAGATCGTATAGTGTTGAATGATGATGTTCACATTCAGATGTATGtaaaggatgaggatgaggatgaggacgAGGATGCGGATGAGGACGATGCTGTTGATGAGGACCCAGCGCCTAGTGCAg CCACAAGTGAAAAAAGTAAAGGTTACAACCTTAGAGCTGATCCTCCACGTCGGAGTGCGAATCGGTATACACCATCCGCCTTTAACAAGATTGCCAAGAAGTGCAAAAAGTTATACAAAGATATGAAGTGGGGACCGAGGAAGTAA
- the LOC140175471 gene encoding uncharacterized protein isoform X2 produces MVNALVERWRPETHTFHFPVGECAVTLEDVVMILSLPTNGLPVTGPTMSSFEALEAECLHQFGVAPRKTDCRGSFIKLTWFRGLKDRIVLNDDVHIQMYVKDEDEDEDEDADEDDAVDEDPAPSAATSEKSKGYNLRADPPRRSANRYTPSAFNKIAKKCKKLYKDMKWGPRK; encoded by the exons ATGGTTAATGCTCTGGTTGAGAGATGGCGGCCTGAGACTCACACTTTTCACTTTCCGGTTGGTGAGTGTGCGGTGACGTTGGAGGATGTGGTGATGATTCTCAGTCTGCCGACAAATGGACTTCCAGTTACAGGACCGACAATGAGTAGTTTTGAGGCATTGGAAGCCGAGTGCTTGCACCAATTTGGAGTTGCACCGAGGAAGACAGACTGTAGAGGGAGCTTTATAAAATTAACGTGGTTTAGGGGTTTGAAAGATCGTATAGTGTTGAATGATGATGTTCACATTCAGATGTATGtaaaggatgaggatgaggatgaggacgAGGATGCGGATGAGGACGATGCTGTTGATGAGGACCCAGCGCCTAGTGCAg CCACAAGTGAAAAAAGTAAAGGTTACAACCTTAGAGCTGATCCTCCACGTCGGAGTGCGAATCGGTATACACCATCCGCCTTTAACAAGATTGCCAAGAAGTGCAAAAAGTTATACAAAGATATGAAGTGGGGACCGAGGAAGTAA
- the LOC112717361 gene encoding uncharacterized protein: MDDRVVLKIYYYGQILLETYEGVQFVCENPLDIVIPFTLSFEELKGTKYVTDEASMHEMFSLYMDNRHRMSCIELYIEFEQSEADRNIELEDYNSESEDEFESNYEIVGPCEYEDETGGDMNADVAEVANALANPRPFQEPSFMRSLDLEAMHAPEFPQYMNSALPVVADGEFTVGMKFSSREAVIKAMKDYTIRRSVDYRVYESEPTTFYAKCTEYGNGCDWLIRTVAEAIKPLVEVDPSIKVKSIIAEVQSKFNYTISYRKAWLAKQQAVESIFGGWEASYEALPIWFEAMCQKEPSAVVHFETMPAYQGDDLVPDIRVLHRVFWSYYPCIRAFRHCKPVVQVDGTHLYGKYKGCLLVAVSQDGNNNIVPIAFVIVEGETSDAWYFFLSNLRQHVVTRDGVGLISDRHDSIRSAIERSNGAWSPPRAFHMFCIRHIESNFLRKFKAPYLQKLIINIGYSTTIKEYQMRYERLKERGEAYINWLDRIPREQYALAFDGGYRWGHMTTNFVECINSVLKGAHNLPVTALVKATFYRLNELFTRKRAEVEAQINNGLVFSEVVTSKLHANQRASSNIQDSCFDRENEVFEVREMPSGAEYAVDLRHRRCDCGEFQRLDWQVYVHDVYKMDQVRRVYRARFRPLGNPATWPAYHGPRFVGNPFLRRVAKGRPKKTRFLNEMDTRMLRRPRRCKQCGGEGHSRSRCRQIGGPSAGPADD; this comes from the exons ATGGATGATAGAGTTGTGTTGAAGATTTATTATTACGGGCAGATTTTACTGGAAACATATGAgggggttcaatttgtgtgtgAGAATCCATTAGATATTGTTATTCCGTTCACATTATCATTTGAGGAATTGAAAGgg ACCAAGTACGTCACAGATGAAGCGAGTATGCATGAAATGTTTTCATTGTATATGGATAATCGCCACCGAATGTCGTGCATCGAGTTGTATATTGAGTTTGAGCAATCCGAAGCAGACCGTAACATTGAGttggaagattataatagtgaaagcgaggatgaatttgaaagtaactaCGAGATCGTTGGTCCATGTGAATACGAAGATGAAACTGGCGGTGATATGAACGCAGATGTGGCAGAAGTTgcaaatgcactagcaaaccCGCGTCCGTTTCAGGAGCCTTCTTTCATGCGGTCGTTGGATTTGGAGGCTATGCACGCACCGGAGTTTCCGCAATATATGAATTCAG CCCTTCCTGTTGTGGCGGATGGTGAGTTCACAGTGGGGATGAAATTCAGTTCAAGGGAGGCAGTAATCAAGGcaatgaaagattataccatccgAAGAAGTGTAGACTATCGGGTATATGAGTCGGAACCCACGACATTCTATGCCAAATGTACAGAATATGGCAATGGTTGTGACTGGTTGATCAGG ACAGTTGCAGAAGCAATTAAGCCGTTGGTAGAAGTTGACCCGTCTATAAAGGTGAAATCAATCATTGCTGAAGTTCAGTCAAAGTTTAACTACACCATCAGTTATCGCAAGGCTTGGTTAGCAAAGCAGCAGGCGGTGGAATCAATTTTCGGTGGTTGGGAAGCATCGTATGAAGCTTTGcccatatggtttgaggccatgtgtcaaaAGGAGCCATCAGCAGTGGTTCACTTTGAAACAATGCCTGCTTACCAGGGGGATGATTTGGTTCCTGATATACGTGTACTGCATAGAGTCTTTTGGAGCTATTATCCTTGTATAAGGGCCTTCAGACACTGCAAGCCAGTGGTGCAGGTGGATGGGACTCATTTGTATGGAAAATACAAAGGTTGTTTATTGGTTGCAGTCTCACAGGATGGTAATAACAACATAGTGCCTATTGCATTTGTCatagtggagggagagacttCGGATGCATGGTACTTTTTCCTGAGTAACTTGCGTCAACATGTGGTGACACGTGATGGAGTGGGACTTATCTCTGATCGACACGATTCTATTAGGTCAGCTATTGAAAGAAGTAATGGTGCTTGGTCTCCTCCTAGAGCATTCCATATGTTTTGTATCCGGCATATTGAGTCAAACTTCTTGAGGAAGTTCAAGGCACCTTACTtgcagaagctcatcatcaacattG GATACTCGACGACGATCAAGGAATACCAGATGCGCTATGAACGATTAAAGGAACGAGGTGAGGCTTACATCAACTGGCTTGATCGGATCCCACGTGAGCAGTATGCTTTGGCATTTGATGGTGGTTACCGGTGGGGTCATATGACGACCAATTTTGTGGAGTGCATCAACTCCGTCTTAAAAGGTGCACACAATCTCCCGGTGACTGCCCTTGTTAAGGCTACATTTTACAGACTGAACGAGTTGTTCACAAGGAAAAGAGCCGAGGTTGAAGCCCAAATTAATAATGGACTTGTGTTCTCTGAGGTGGTGACCTCCAAGCTGCATGCAAATCAACGAGCATCGAGTAACATACAAGATAGCTGTTTTGATAGAGAGAATGAGGTATTCGAGGTACGCGAGATGCCAAGTGGGGCTGAGTATGCAGTTGACCTACGCCACCGTCGTTGCGACTGTGGTGAATTCCAG CGGTTGGATTGGCAAGTGTACGTTCATGATGTATACAAGATGGACCAAGTTCGAAGAGTATACAGGGCTAGGTTTAGGCCACTGGGGAATCCTGCAACATGGCCTGCTTACCACGGGCCTCGATTCGTTGGAAACCCGTTCCTCAGACGTGTTGCCAAAGGTCGTCCGAAGAAGACCcgcttcttgaatgagatggacactcGTATGTTGCGTCGCCCTAGGCGATGCAAGCAATGCGGTGGCGAGGGTCATAGTCGAAGTAGATGTCGTCAAATTGGTGGACCTAGTGCTGGACCAGCCGACGATTAG